The following is a genomic window from Caldisericaceae bacterium.
ACTTTATTCTCTACTTAAAAGACGGAAAGATTGAGCTTTATAAGTTCGGTAGAACAAGAAATGGCTCAAAAGAAGAACTTATAAAAATTGCAAAAGAGATTGCCTTAAAAAGTGGTGGTTTTGAAGCTGTAGACACGATATTCAGTGCAAATGATGAAGAAGGTGAAGAGTTTAGAGCAAAAGTGGAAAAAGAAGTCGCAATGCCTGTTAAAAAATACAGAATTGGCCCTGTTCTTGGAACACATCTTGGATTAGAAACCGTAGGCGTTTCAGTTATAACAAAGGAGTAAATATGATTAAAATTGCCGTAGATGGAATGGGGGGAGATTTTGCCCCTTACGAAATTGTTGAAGGAATAAAACTTGCATTAAAAGAGATAAAAGATATAGAAATCATCATCACGGGTGATGAAACTCAAATTAAAAAATTGCTATCAGACTTTAAAGCGGACAACATCCAGATTATCCATACAAAAGATGTAATTACAATGTTTGATTTACCAAGAGAAGCGCTTCTAAAAAAGAAGGACTCATCAATGCACAAAGCAATCGAACTTGTTAAAGAAAAAAAGGCTCATGGCATGGTAACAGCGGGAAATACCGGGGCATACATGGCAATATCCTTATTTACCTTAGGAAGACTTAAAAATGTCTCAAGACCTGGTATTGGAGTTGTTTTACCGTTTGTCGATAACACGCAAGGGGTAATCCTTGATGTTGGAGCAAGCGTTGACATTAGTGCAAGAGAACTTTTCGTGTTTGCCATTCTAGGTCAAGCTTTTTTATCTACTCTTACTAAAAGAAAAGATATAAAAATTGGTCTTTTAAATATAGGAAGCGAAGAAGAAAAAGGAACAAAAGTAATTAAAGAAACTTATAAACTTTTTAAAGAGAACTTTAAAAACTTCGTTGGAAATGTTGAACCACACGAACTCCTCTACCATAAGGCGGACGTTATTGTAACAGATGGTTTTACTGGTAATATACTTGAAAAATCTTATGAAGGCGCAATTGGTTTTACGGTAGATGTGTTAAAGCAAGAAATTAAAAAATCTTTCATAAATAAGATTGGGGCATACTTACTAAAAAATGCTTTAAGAGAAACATTCAACAAACTTAACTATGAACACTTTGGAGGATCACCTTTGCTTGGAGTAGACGGAATTTCAATAAAAGCACACGGAAGATCTAAAAGAATCGCAATTAAAAATGCAATTAAAGTCTGTTATGATCTTGCTAAAAATGAACTCTTAGAGAACTTCAAAAAGGAGTTAGAGAAAATAGACTTAACAAATAATGAACTTTAAAATTAAAAAAAGAGTTTTTATACAACTTTCATTTAAATCAAAAAATTATGAAATTTCATCAAAAATCTTTTTTTGTTATAATAATAGTGACATAAAAGAAAGGAGGCACATTTATAAAAATGTGGCAAGAAAAATTATCGGAACGTAGTAAATCAATGAAAGCTTCTGCAATTAGAGAACTTTTAAAGCTCATTGATTCTCCTGACATCATCTCTTTTGCTGGAGGTATGCCCGACCCAAACTTGTTCCCCAAAGATTTGTTAGGTGAAATTGCAAGAGAAGTTTTTATTAACCATGGTGGCAAGGCTCTTCAATATGGACCAACTGAAGGGGTAAAATCATTTAGAGAAACAATTGTTAAAATGATGCAAGATGAAGGAATCCAAAACGTAACAGTAGACAATGTAATTGTGACAACTGCATCTCAACAAGCTTTATCTCTACTTGCAGAAATTTTTGTAGACCCAGGAGATACGGTGATTGTTGAAGCACCGTCTTACGTTGGTGGCTTGCAGGCATTACAAGCATTCCAAGCAAATTTTGTTACAGTCCCGCTGGATGAAAACGGAATTAGAACAGATATTCTTAAAGAGAAACTTGAGGAGCTAACTAATAAAAACATTAATGTGAAACTCATATACGTAATTCCTAACTTCCAAAACCCAGCGGGTGTGACAATGAGCCTTGAGAGAAGAAAAGAACTTTTAAAACTCTCCCATGAGTACAACATACCCGTAATTGAAGACGATCCATACGGAGAAATTCGTTTTACAGAAGAAAAACAGCCGTCTTTATTACAACTTGACTCCATTGGAAACGTGATCGCACTAAGGACTTTTAGTAAAATTTTAGCTCCAGGTTTTAGATTGGGATGGGTTGTGGGAGATAGAGAAGTTATCACAAAACTCGTTATAGCAAAGCAAGCAGCAGATCTATGCTCACCATCGTCAACACAGTTCATCGCAGACAAGTTCATTAGAGACGGACACGTAGAAGAATATCTAAAGAAGGTAAGAGAAGTTTACAAACAGAAAAAAGATGCCATGCTTAATGCAATGCAAAAATACTTCCCAAAAGAAGTAACCTGGACAAAACCAGATGGTGGTATGTTCGTTTGGGCAGAAGTTCCAGAATACATAAATACAGATGAACTCTTCAAAGAAGCAATTAGAGATAAAAAGGTTGCCTATGTAGTAGGTAGTGCTTTCTACCCTCATGGAGAAGATACAAGACATATGAGGCTTAACTTCACCCTATCAACTTTAGAGCAGATAGAAGAAGGTATTAAACGACTTGGAGATTTGTTGCATTCAAAGATTAAAAAGTAGTCAACTTGGGGGCATAAGCCCCCAATAATTATAAAATTAGACTTTTTCAATAATTTCTAATATCTTTAATATTTCTTTTCTTGCCGCTATTTCTCCTCTTTCTATTACTTGAGATGGTTTCCAAAAATATTCCCAACCAATGTCAAAAACATCAGGATAAAGTGTTATATCGGCGAGTTTACAATTTTCTTTTGCAAGATTAAATTGTAAAATATCAATTGAACCAGAAAAAATATTATAAAAATTAAACTTACTCGGTTTTCTATAAGAGGTTTGAGAAAGATGCCCTTGAAGGTTAACAGCAACAACAAAATCAACACCATAATTTTTTAATGGTTCTACTGGAACTTGCATTGAAAGGCCTCCGTCCATTAAAAGTCTCCCCTCAAATTCAACTGGTTGAAAGAAAATCGGAATTGAAATACTTGCTCTAATAGCTGTTATAAGACTTCCTTTTTTAAAAATAAAAGGCTTACCTGTCGAAAAATCAGTTGCAACAGCAAAAAAATTAGGCGAGAGTAAAGATACTTCAGCATCACCAATATGTTTTGATAAAAAATTGATAACTTTTTTCCCTTTCACCAGCCCCATTTTCAAAGTTGGATCAAATAAAACTGAAAGCACTACCCTCATATCTGAAGAAGATGCAATTCGTTCTATCTCTTTAATGTCTCCTAATTTTGCGTATGCTCCACCCACTAAAGCACCAATACTTGATCCAGCAATCACTTCCGGCCTAATTCCATGCTCAAGCAAAACTTTTAAAACTCCTATATGGGCAAGTCCTTTAGGACCACCACTACCAAGAGCTAAACCAATTTTCATTTCTTCCTCTTTAAATTTGTATTGTGCTTTTTGAACTCGTCAATTAATTTGTTAATTTTGTCTCTAATTTTAATCGCTTCTTCAAAATCAAGAACTTCTGCCTTAAGATGCATTTCCTCTTCCAATTCAGTAATAAGCGCCATAAATTCCTCGTAAGATAAATTGTCAACGTGTATTACATCTAAAATTTCACTTTCCTTTTTCCACGGAAGGTCTATAAGGTCAGTTATTGCCTTTCTAATTGTTGTCGGGGTAATGCCATGAGCCTTGTTGTATTCAATTTGTTTTTTCCTTCTTCTACTAGTCTCCTTAATAGCCTCTGTCATAGCATTAGAAATTTCGTCAGCATACATAATCACCATACCAGACACATTGCGCGCTGCTCTACCCATTAACTGAATAAGAGAAGTTTCGCTTCTTAAAAATCCTTCTTTGTCAGCATCAAGAATTGCAACAAGTGAAACTTCTGGTAAATCAAGTCCTTCTCTTAGTAAATTTACTCCAACCAAACAATCAAAATCACCAGATCGCAAACCTTTTAGTATTTGCACTCTTTCAATAGTTTTTATATCAGAATGAAGGTATTTTGCTTTAATACCGTTTTCTATTAGGTAATTGGTTAAGTCTTCTGCGAATTTTTTTGTGAGTGTGTTAACAATAACTCTTTCTCCTTTTTCTGCACGCTTTCTAATTTCATTAATCAAATCTTCAATTTGCTTACTCCTCTTGCGAATAACAACCTCTGGATCAACAAGTCCCGTTGGTCTTATAAATTGCTCAACAACTTGCTTGCTATTAGAAATTTCAAACTCTGATGGTGTTGCAGAAACGAAAATACACTGATTAACATGCTGCAAGAATTCCTCAAAACGGAGAGGTCTATTGTCCATAGCAGAAGGAAGTCTAAAACCATAATTTACCAATGTTAATTT
Proteins encoded in this region:
- a CDS encoding patatin-like phospholipase family protein encodes the protein MKIGLALGSGGPKGLAHIGVLKVLLEHGIRPEVIAGSSIGALVGGAYAKLGDIKEIERIASSSDMRVVLSVLFDPTLKMGLVKGKKVINFLSKHIGDAEVSLLSPNFFAVATDFSTGKPFIFKKGSLITAIRASISIPIFFQPVEFEGRLLMDGGLSMQVPVEPLKNYGVDFVVAVNLQGHLSQTSYRKPSKFNFYNIFSGSIDILQFNLAKENCKLADITLYPDVFDIGWEYFWKPSQVIERGEIAARKEILKILEIIEKV
- the plsX gene encoding phosphate acyltransferase PlsX, whose product is MIKIAVDGMGGDFAPYEIVEGIKLALKEIKDIEIIITGDETQIKKLLSDFKADNIQIIHTKDVITMFDLPREALLKKKDSSMHKAIELVKEKKAHGMVTAGNTGAYMAISLFTLGRLKNVSRPGIGVVLPFVDNTQGVILDVGASVDISARELFVFAILGQAFLSTLTKRKDIKIGLLNIGSEEEKGTKVIKETYKLFKENFKNFVGNVEPHELLYHKADVIVTDGFTGNILEKSYEGAIGFTVDVLKQEIKKSFINKIGAYLLKNALRETFNKLNYEHFGGSPLLGVDGISIKAHGRSKRIAIKNAIKVCYDLAKNELLENFKKELEKIDLTNNEL
- a CDS encoding PLP-dependent aminotransferase family protein, which codes for MWQEKLSERSKSMKASAIRELLKLIDSPDIISFAGGMPDPNLFPKDLLGEIAREVFINHGGKALQYGPTEGVKSFRETIVKMMQDEGIQNVTVDNVIVTTASQQALSLLAEIFVDPGDTVIVEAPSYVGGLQALQAFQANFVTVPLDENGIRTDILKEKLEELTNKNINVKLIYVIPNFQNPAGVTMSLERRKELLKLSHEYNIPVIEDDPYGEIRFTEEKQPSLLQLDSIGNVIALRTFSKILAPGFRLGWVVGDREVITKLVIAKQAADLCSPSSTQFIADKFIRDGHVEEYLKKVREVYKQKKDAMLNAMQKYFPKEVTWTKPDGGMFVWAEVPEYINTDELFKEAIRDKKVAYVVGSAFYPHGEDTRHMRLNFTLSTLEQIEEGIKRLGDLLHSKIKK